In Phaseolus vulgaris cultivar G19833 chromosome 10, P. vulgaris v2.0, whole genome shotgun sequence, a single genomic region encodes these proteins:
- the LOC137818222 gene encoding rop guanine nucleotide exchange factor 7-like: MKGEVLIEKNDGVEGDKEWENGRNDKNIADLIEDKGGESSSSSEHLSSEMTELDGQSQGSAEDSSSSTSIGWPVQEISESHCTSPCGSKDAEKKDMGNETFEEQVPVLPIPELELEMMKERFAKLLLGEDMSGSGNGVPTALAISNAITNLCATLFGQLWRLEPLTSEKKAMWRREMEWLLGVSDHIVELKPTWQTFPDGSKLEVMTCRPRSDLYVNLPALRKLDNMLLEILDSFVDPEFRYVDQGVVAPDSDGSSSFRQALQRLEEKWWLPVPQVPPSGLHENSRKQLQHKRDCTNQILKAVMAINSTALAEMEIPDTYMDSLPKTARASMGDVIYRYITTDNFSPECLLSCLDLSSEHQAIEIANSVEASIYIWRKKNNSRPTGRTTRNNSKSSWEMFRDLIVEGDKNETLAEKAESLLLSLKQRFPSLPQTTLDMSKIQCNKDVGKSILESYSRVLESLASNIVARIDDVIYVDDLTKHSDSFSSLSKVGVIAHKSISVPYSRPCPKQSFSPARCVSPAKGAKSPFINRSNLPQRGVGVSKVSTDFGSTERKEKNYVFCPMEKFVPTLKTFDEVPAFETEMESSDCTEDVKLNVLDRAWLEGKDLN; encoded by the exons ATGAAAGGTGAGGTTTTGATTGAGAAGAATGATGGTGTTGAAGGAGACAAGGAATGGGAAAATGGTCGCAACGATAAGAATATTGCTGATTTGATTGAAGACAAAGGTGGGGAGAGCAGTTCCAGCTCTGAGCATCTGTCATCTGAGATGACAGAACTTGATGGTCAGAGTCAAGGTAGTGCTGAGGATTCCTCTTCATCAACATCAATAGGGTGGCCGGTTCAGGAAATCTCTGAATCCCACTGTACCAGTCCATGTGGAAGTAAAGATGCAGAGAAAAAGGACATGGGTAATGAGACTTTTGAGGAGCAAGTTCCTGTGCTACCAATACCAG AGCTAGAGCTTGAAATGATGAAGGAGAGGTTTGCAAAATTGTTACTTGGAGAAGATATGTCAGGTTCGGGAAATGGAGTCCCCACAGCCTTGGCTATATCCAATGCCATCACAAATCTATGTG CTACCCTATTTGGGCAACTTTGGAGGTTGGAACCTTTGACATCAGAGAAGAAAGCAATGTGGCGAAGAGAGATGGAGTGGCTTCTTGGTGTCAGTGATCATATTGTTGAATTGAAGCCTACATGGCAAACATTTCCTGATGGAAGCAAGCTTGAG GTCATGACTTGTAGACCTCGCTCAGATCTTTATGTCAATCTGCCAGCTCTACGAAAATTAGataacatgcttctt GAAATACTAGATAGTTTTGTGGATCCAGAGTTCAGGTATGTGGACCAAGGGGTTGTGGCCCCTGATTCAGACGGTTCATCTTCTTTTCGCCAAGCTCTTCAGCGACTAGAGGAGAAGTGGTGGCTTCCTGTACCTCAAGTCCCTCCCAGTGGTCTCCATGAAAATTCAAGAAAGCAGTTACAGCACAAGAGGGATTGCACAAACCAGATATTAAAAGCTGTGATGGCCATTAACAGCACTGCTTTAGCTGAAATGGAGATTCCTGATACTTACATGGACTCTCTCCCCAAG ACTGCAAGAGCCAGCATGGGGGATGTGATTTACAGATATATTACAACAGACAATTTTTCTCCTGAGTGCCTGCTATCTTGCCTTGATTTATCATCTGAACATCAAGCCATAGAGATTGCCAACAGTGTAGAGGCTTCCATTTATATTTGGCGTAAAAAGAACAACTCTAGGCCTACAGGTCGCACTACAAGAAATAATTCAAAATCATCATGGGAAATGTTCAGGGATCTGATTGTTGAGGGAGACAAGAATGAAACTCTTGCAGAAAAAGCAGAAAGCCTTTTGCTCTCCTTGAAGCAACGTTTCCCCAGTCTCCCACAAACAACCTTAGATATGAGCAAAATCCAATGCAACAAG GATGTTGGAAAATCCATTCTGGAGAGCTACTCACGAGTACTAGAGAGTTTGGCATCCAACATTGTTGCACGGATTGATGATGTgatctatgttgatgacttgACTAAACATTCTGATTCATTCTCATCTCTCTCAAAAGTTGGTGTAATTGCACACAAGAGCATTTCAGTTCCATACTCAAGGCCTTGCCCAAAACAAAGCTTTTCTCCTGCACGATGTGTTAGCCCTGCAAAGGGAGCCAAATCACCATTCATCAACAGAAGCAACCTTCCCCAAAGAGGAGTAGGAGTTAGTAAAGTTTCGACTGATTTTGGCAGCACTGAGAGGAAAGAAAAGAACTATGTCTTCTGTCCAATGGAGAAGTTTGTTCCAACATTAAAAACATTTGACGAAGTGCCAGCATTTGAAACAGAAATGGAGTCAAGTGATTGCACAGAAGATGTTAAGCTCAATGTACTGGATCGGGCATGGCTAGAGGGAAAGGATCTTAATTGA
- the LOC137818223 gene encoding uncharacterized protein, with protein sequence MEAYTKGFCLLGLLVFVSISEIHRVAGAGECGRSTTPDNEALKLIPCASAAQDENAKVSSSCCAQVQKLGKNPSCLCAVMLSNTAKLSGADPKVAVTIPKRCNLSTRPVGYKCGPYTLP encoded by the exons ATGGAAGCTTACACAAAGGGTTTTTGCCTCCTTGGCCTTCTAGTCTTTGTAAGCATTTCAGAGATTCATAGAGTGGCAGGTGCAGGAGAATGTGGGAGGTCTACTACCCCAGATAATGAAGCACTGAAGCTTATTCCTTGTGCCTCTGCAGCACAAGATGAAAATGCTAAAGTTTCTTCAAGTTGCTGTGCTCAGGTCCAGAAACTTGGCAAGAACCCTAGTTGTCTGTGTGCTGTTATGCTTTCCAACACAGCCAAGTTATCTGGAGCTGACCCTAAGGTTGCCGTAACCATCCCAAAACGCTGCAACCTTTCTACTCGCCCTGTTGGTTACAAGTGTGGAC CTTACACTCTGCCTTAA